The following coding sequences lie in one Spea bombifrons isolate aSpeBom1 chromosome 5, aSpeBom1.2.pri, whole genome shotgun sequence genomic window:
- the TUBB6 gene encoding tubulin beta-6 chain, translating into MREIVHIQAGQCGNQIGTKFWEVISDEHGIDPAGSYVGDSALQLERINVYYNESSSQKYVPRAVLVDLEPGTMDSVRSGPFGQLFRPDNFIFGQTGAGNNWAKGHYTEGAELVDSVLDVVRKECEHCDCLQGFQLTHSLGGGTGSGMGTLLISKIREEYPDRIMNTFSVMPSPKVSDTVVEPYNATLSVHQLVENTDETYCIDNEALYDICFRTLKLTTPTYGDLNHLVSATMSGVTTSLRFPGQLNADLRKLAVNMVPFPRLHFFMPGFAPLTARGSQQYRALTVPELTQQMFDAKNMMAACDPRHGRYLTVATVFRGPMSMKEVDEQMLAVQNKNSSYFVEWIPNNVKVAVCDIPPRGLKMSSTFIGNSTAIQELFKRISEQFSAMFRRKAFLHWFTGEGMDEMEFTEAESNMNDLVSEYQQYQEATANDEEEAFEEDEEEINE; encoded by the exons ATGAGGGAGATTGTCCATATCCAAGCTGGCCAGTGTGGCAACCAGATCGGGACCAAG TTTTGGGAAGTGATCAGTGATGAGCATGGCATAGATCCAGCAGGAAGCTACGTGGGTGATTCAGCCCTACAGCTTGAGAGGATTAACGTGTACTACAATGAATCATCCT CTCAGAAGTATGTGCCAAGGGCCGTCCTTGTGGACCTGGAACCAGGAACCATGGACAGTGTGCGGTCTGGCCCATTCGGACAGCTCTTTAGACCAGACAATTTCATTTTtg GGCAAACTGGTGCAGGTAACAACTGGGCAAAAGGACATTACACGGAAGGAGCAGAGTTGGTAGATTCCGTTTTGGATGTCGTCAGGAAGGAGTGTGAACACTGTGACTGTTTGCAAGGATTCCAGCTTACCCATTCCCTTGGAGGAGGAACAGGATCTGGAATGGGGACACTGCTCATAAGCAAGATAAGAGAAGAATATCCAGACAGAATAATGAACACGTTCAGTGTTATGCCTTCACCTAAAGTTTCCGACACAGTTGTTGAGCCATACAATGCCACCTTGTCAGTGCATCAGCTGGTTGAAAACACAGATGAAACTTACTGCATTGATAACGAAGCACTCTATGACATTTGCTTCCGTACCTTGAAGCTCACTACGCCCACCTATGGAGATTTGAACCACCTTGTTTCTGCCACAATGAGCGGGGTTACTACATCTCTACGCTTTCCTGGCCAGCTTAATGCAGATCTTCGAAAGTTAGCTGTAAATATGGTCCCGTTCCCACGCCTTCACTTCTTCATGCCCGGCTTCGCCCCACTGACAGCTCGTGGAAGTCAGCAGTATCGAGCCCTCACTGTACCTGAACTTACACAGCAGATGTTTGATGCCAAGAACATGATGGCAGCTTGTGACCCACGTCACGGACGATATCTTACAGTAGCAACGGTCTTCAGAGGACCAATGTCAATGAAGGAAGTAGATGAACAGATGCTGGCTGTCCAGAACAAAAACAGTAGTTACTTTGTAGAATGGATTCCCAACAATGTCAAAGTGGCCGTTTGTGACATACCACCGCGTGGCTTGAAAATGTCCTCCACATTCATTGGCAACAGCACCGCAATCCAAGAGTTATTCAAGAGAATCTCAGAGCAGTTCTCGGCCATGTTCCGGAGAAAGGCTTTCCTGCATTGGTTCACTGGAGAAGGGATGGATGAGATGGAATTCACAGAGGCAGAAAGCAATATGAATGACCTAGTCTCGGAATACCAGCAATATCAAGAAGCAACAGCAAATGACGAGGAGGAAGCATTCGAAGAGGATGAAGAAGAAATTAATGAATAA
- the CIDEA gene encoding cell death activator CIDE-A: MRSAWGYASALSPTALIRSATNVTRKVLFPALPPPQRPFRVSNHDGSQRKGIVASTLKELIEKSVDAFYITVSLVALVLEEDGTVVDTEEFFQSLEENTHFVLLEGRQRWTQQKLNTHSVQQATKKGIANITLDLYKLSPKDFIGCLNVKATFYEMYSVSCDIQCLGAKKVLRTFVRVMSYLAQLAGHVLLYSGSFMMQWTDGSEE, translated from the exons ATGCGGAGTGCGTGGGGATACGCGAGCGCCCTGTCACCCACGGCTCTCATAAG atCTGCTACTAATGTGACACGAAAAGTCCTGTTTCCTGCTCTGCCTCCCCCACAAAGGCCGTTTAGAGTTTCTAACCATGATGGGAGCCAGAGAAAGGGGATTGTTGCCAGCACTTTAAAGGAGCTCATTGAAAAG TCCGTCGATGCCTTTTATATAACGGTCAGCCTTGTCGCCCTGGTCCTGGAGGAAGATGGCACGGTAGTGGACACCGAAGAATTCTTTCAGTCTCTAGaggaaaacacacattttgttcTTCTGGAAGGAAGACAGCGATGGACACAA CAAAAACTCAACACGCATTCAGTGCAACAGGCGACAAAGAAGGGTATAGCGAATATAACACTGGACCTGTACAAATTAAGCCCGAAGGATTTCATTGGATGCTTAAACGTTAAGGCAACTTTTTATGAGATGTACTCTGTATCCTGTGACATCCAGTGCTTGGGGGCAAAGAAGGTCCTCAG GACGTTTGTACGGGTTATGTCCTACCTCGCACAGTTGGCTGGCCATGTCCTTCTGTACAGTGGCTCCTTTATGATGCAGTGGACCGACGGTTCTGAGGAATAG